A genomic region of Paramormyrops kingsleyae isolate MSU_618 chromosome 19, PKINGS_0.4, whole genome shotgun sequence contains the following coding sequences:
- the LOC111844396 gene encoding prospero homeobox protein 1-like isoform X1: MRRASTRKTGAGQRAAFVRWRPMSPLARAQRLTAANRNISVRSNSMDSSSDTYLRKDKPEILHSCFHGKMYKDSLTSYSNSSIISQLLRKTIQNKKALKESFLYLPATALPSSYTADSSQVNWSCSSFKEGMYLTKQHSMAAGSEEDPPHNEHHQAKRARVENIIRGMGGSPKARPHHEWEISGTSVKGSREEKWMQMSHTLEGGCMPRRTSSIKDEERHSLRQQLQNMQRLLKHLQERFLQIDNLSETQQEDGMEEVLPNIMYCHNTLLKKEFLEWPDCALRVDPDSEFERKTRHVRMSQKQTVQKSNIQIMHNKEDQELLEVLKHELSRAVSRSVDLVFKNFSSAISNRHPRLLAGLDCNSELSGSPEPSLGADVITAQSAEFTKGADMQNPEDQTEALPLVIRNPHSVRPCPMNQVLKQPHDMTQLTLQFKQNVPFQNEILENLLKYGPHDDLRVPLQRILPTDTSSPQILDLPWSSSKACSKLSSSHIDTEATETQPASLGQERMEAACFSQVKLEHGNLQGVVERNPYLSLNIQEGLTPNHLKKAKLMFFYTRYPSSSVLKSFFPDVKFNRCITSQLIKWFSNFREFYYIQMEKFARQAILDGSGSTRDLSVTRDSELFRALNTHYNKANDFQVPERFLEVAEVTLKEFFNAILQAKDKDPSWKKAIYKVICKLDGDVPDYFKSFACS, encoded by the exons ATGCGGCGAGCGAGCACCCGAAAAACGGGAGCAGGACAGCGCG CCGCCTTCGTTCGCTGGAGGCCGATGTCACCGCTGGCGCGGGCGCAGCGTCTCACAGCCGCAAACAG GAACATTAGTGTGAGGAGCAACAGCATGGATTCTTCCAGTGATACTTACCTGAGGAAGGACAAACCAGAGATTCTCCATTCTTGCTTTCATGGAAAAATGTATAAGGACTCTCTGACATCCTATTCAAATAGCTCCATTATCTCCCAGCTCCTGCGGAAGACTATCCAAAACAAGAAGGCTTTGAAGGAAAGCTTCCTCTACCTACCTGCAACTGCTCTGCCCAGTTCCTACACTGCAGACTCCAGCCAAGTGAACTGGAGCTGTAGCTCCTTCAAGGAGGGTATGTATCTGACCAAGCAACATTCCATGGCAGCTGGTTCTGAAGAAGACCCACCACACAACGAGCACCACCAGGCCAAGCGTGCAAGAGTAGAGAACATAATCCGAGGAATGggagggtctcccaaggcacgACCACACCATGAGTGGGAGATATCAGGCACCAGCGTCAAGGGGTCAAGGGAAGAAAAGTGGATGCAAATGTCACATACTCTGGAAGGGGGCTGTATGCCTAGAAGAACCAGCAGCATTAAGGATGAGGAACGTCACAGTCTTaggcagcagttacagaacatgcaGAGGCTCCTCAAACATCTCCAAGAGAGGTTCCTCCAAATTGACAATCTAAGTGAAACTCAGCAGGAGGATGGGATGGAAGAGGTTCTTCCAAACATCATGTATTGTCATAACACCTTGTTGAAGAAGGAGTTTTTGGAATGGCCAGACTGTGCACTCCGGGTGGACCCAGACAGTGAGTTTGAAAGGAAAACCAGGCATGTCAGGATGAGTCAAAAACAGACAGTGCAGAagagcaacattcagatcatgCACAATAAGGAGGATCAGGAACTATTAGAGGTGCTTAAACATGAGCTATCAAGGGCTGTAAGCAGAAGTGTGGatttagtttttaaaaacttctcCTCTGCAATATCTAACCGACACCCACGACTGCTTGCAGGGTTAGACTGTAACTCTGAGCTTAGTGGTTCCCCAGAACCATCACTTGGAGCAGATGTGATTACAGCTCAGTCAGCAGAGTTTACCAAGGGGGCAGACATGCAAAATCCAGAAGATCAAACTGAAGCACTGCCTCTAGTCATTCGCAATCCACATTCTGTTCGGCCATGCCCTATGAACCAGGTGTTGAAACAACCCCACGATATGACACAGTTGACACTGCAATTCAAACAGAATGTCCCTTTTCAGAATGAGATTCTGGAAAACCTCCTCAAATATGGGCCCCATGATGATCTCAGGGTTCCCCTTCAAAGGATTCTGCCCACAGACACGTCCTCTCCGCAAATTCTGGACTTACCCTGGTCTTCTTCCAAAGCATGTTCCAAACTGAGCTCCAGTCACATAGACACTGAAGCCACGGAGACCCAACCAGCATCTCTGGGGCAGGAGAGGATGGAGGCTGCTTGCTTCTCTCAGGTGAAGTTGGAGCATGGAAATCTGCAGGGTGTGGTGGAGAGGAACCCATATCTGTCACTC AACATTCAGGAAGGTCTAACTCCCAATCATTTGAAGAAGGCGAAGTTAATGTTCTTCTACACTCGCTATCCCAGCTCCAGTGTGTTGAAATCTTTCTTCCCTGATGTGAAG TTTAATCGCTGCATTACCTCCCAGCTCATCAAGTGGTTTAGCAATTTCCGTGAATTTTACTACATCCAAATGGAGAAGTTTGCCCGCCAGGCCATCCTGGATGGGTCTGGCAGCACGAGGGACCTGTCTGTCACCCGGGACTCCGAGCTGTTCCGAGCCCTCAACACGCACTACAATAAAGCCAACGACTTCCAG GTTCCTGAGAGATTTCTAGAAGTTGCCGAAGTCACACTGAAAGAATTTTTCAATGCCATTTTACAGGCTAAAGATAAAGACCCTTCATGGAAGAAAGCAATCTACAAAGTCATCTGCAAACTGGATGGAGATGTGCCAGATTATTTTAAATCATTCGCCTGTTCTTAG
- the LOC111844396 gene encoding prospero homeobox protein 1-like isoform X3: MYLTKQHSMAAGSEEDPPHNEHHQAKRARVENIIRGMGGSPKARPHHEWEISGTSVKGSREEKWMQMSHTLEGGCMPRRTSSIKDEERHSLRQQLQNMQRLLKHLQERFLQIDNLSETQQEDGMEEVLPNIMYCHNTLLKKEFLEWPDCALRVDPDSEFERKTRHVRMSQKQTVQKSNIQIMHNKEDQELLEVLKHELSRAVSRSVDLVFKNFSSAISNRHPRLLAGLDCNSELSGSPEPSLGADVITAQSAEFTKGADMQNPEDQTEALPLVIRNPHSVRPCPMNQVLKQPHDMTQLTLQFKQNVPFQNEILENLLKYGPHDDLRVPLQRILPTDTSSPQILDLPWSSSKACSKLSSSHIDTEATETQPASLGQERMEAACFSQVKLEHGNLQGVVERNPYLSLNIQEGLTPNHLKKAKLMFFYTRYPSSSVLKSFFPDVKFNRCITSQLIKWFSNFREFYYIQMEKFARQAILDGSGSTRDLSVTRDSELFRALNTHYNKANDFQVPERFLEVAEVTLKEFFNAILQAKDKDPSWKKAIYKVICKLDGDVPDYFKSFACS, from the exons ATGTATCTGACCAAGCAACATTCCATGGCAGCTGGTTCTGAAGAAGACCCACCACACAACGAGCACCACCAGGCCAAGCGTGCAAGAGTAGAGAACATAATCCGAGGAATGggagggtctcccaaggcacgACCACACCATGAGTGGGAGATATCAGGCACCAGCGTCAAGGGGTCAAGGGAAGAAAAGTGGATGCAAATGTCACATACTCTGGAAGGGGGCTGTATGCCTAGAAGAACCAGCAGCATTAAGGATGAGGAACGTCACAGTCTTaggcagcagttacagaacatgcaGAGGCTCCTCAAACATCTCCAAGAGAGGTTCCTCCAAATTGACAATCTAAGTGAAACTCAGCAGGAGGATGGGATGGAAGAGGTTCTTCCAAACATCATGTATTGTCATAACACCTTGTTGAAGAAGGAGTTTTTGGAATGGCCAGACTGTGCACTCCGGGTGGACCCAGACAGTGAGTTTGAAAGGAAAACCAGGCATGTCAGGATGAGTCAAAAACAGACAGTGCAGAagagcaacattcagatcatgCACAATAAGGAGGATCAGGAACTATTAGAGGTGCTTAAACATGAGCTATCAAGGGCTGTAAGCAGAAGTGTGGatttagtttttaaaaacttctcCTCTGCAATATCTAACCGACACCCACGACTGCTTGCAGGGTTAGACTGTAACTCTGAGCTTAGTGGTTCCCCAGAACCATCACTTGGAGCAGATGTGATTACAGCTCAGTCAGCAGAGTTTACCAAGGGGGCAGACATGCAAAATCCAGAAGATCAAACTGAAGCACTGCCTCTAGTCATTCGCAATCCACATTCTGTTCGGCCATGCCCTATGAACCAGGTGTTGAAACAACCCCACGATATGACACAGTTGACACTGCAATTCAAACAGAATGTCCCTTTTCAGAATGAGATTCTGGAAAACCTCCTCAAATATGGGCCCCATGATGATCTCAGGGTTCCCCTTCAAAGGATTCTGCCCACAGACACGTCCTCTCCGCAAATTCTGGACTTACCCTGGTCTTCTTCCAAAGCATGTTCCAAACTGAGCTCCAGTCACATAGACACTGAAGCCACGGAGACCCAACCAGCATCTCTGGGGCAGGAGAGGATGGAGGCTGCTTGCTTCTCTCAGGTGAAGTTGGAGCATGGAAATCTGCAGGGTGTGGTGGAGAGGAACCCATATCTGTCACTC AACATTCAGGAAGGTCTAACTCCCAATCATTTGAAGAAGGCGAAGTTAATGTTCTTCTACACTCGCTATCCCAGCTCCAGTGTGTTGAAATCTTTCTTCCCTGATGTGAAG TTTAATCGCTGCATTACCTCCCAGCTCATCAAGTGGTTTAGCAATTTCCGTGAATTTTACTACATCCAAATGGAGAAGTTTGCCCGCCAGGCCATCCTGGATGGGTCTGGCAGCACGAGGGACCTGTCTGTCACCCGGGACTCCGAGCTGTTCCGAGCCCTCAACACGCACTACAATAAAGCCAACGACTTCCAG GTTCCTGAGAGATTTCTAGAAGTTGCCGAAGTCACACTGAAAGAATTTTTCAATGCCATTTTACAGGCTAAAGATAAAGACCCTTCATGGAAGAAAGCAATCTACAAAGTCATCTGCAAACTGGATGGAGATGTGCCAGATTATTTTAAATCATTCGCCTGTTCTTAG
- the LOC111844396 gene encoding prospero homeobox protein 1-like isoform X2, giving the protein MSPLARAQRLTAANRNISVRSNSMDSSSDTYLRKDKPEILHSCFHGKMYKDSLTSYSNSSIISQLLRKTIQNKKALKESFLYLPATALPSSYTADSSQVNWSCSSFKEGMYLTKQHSMAAGSEEDPPHNEHHQAKRARVENIIRGMGGSPKARPHHEWEISGTSVKGSREEKWMQMSHTLEGGCMPRRTSSIKDEERHSLRQQLQNMQRLLKHLQERFLQIDNLSETQQEDGMEEVLPNIMYCHNTLLKKEFLEWPDCALRVDPDSEFERKTRHVRMSQKQTVQKSNIQIMHNKEDQELLEVLKHELSRAVSRSVDLVFKNFSSAISNRHPRLLAGLDCNSELSGSPEPSLGADVITAQSAEFTKGADMQNPEDQTEALPLVIRNPHSVRPCPMNQVLKQPHDMTQLTLQFKQNVPFQNEILENLLKYGPHDDLRVPLQRILPTDTSSPQILDLPWSSSKACSKLSSSHIDTEATETQPASLGQERMEAACFSQVKLEHGNLQGVVERNPYLSLNIQEGLTPNHLKKAKLMFFYTRYPSSSVLKSFFPDVKFNRCITSQLIKWFSNFREFYYIQMEKFARQAILDGSGSTRDLSVTRDSELFRALNTHYNKANDFQVPERFLEVAEVTLKEFFNAILQAKDKDPSWKKAIYKVICKLDGDVPDYFKSFACS; this is encoded by the exons ATGTCACCGCTGGCGCGGGCGCAGCGTCTCACAGCCGCAAACAG GAACATTAGTGTGAGGAGCAACAGCATGGATTCTTCCAGTGATACTTACCTGAGGAAGGACAAACCAGAGATTCTCCATTCTTGCTTTCATGGAAAAATGTATAAGGACTCTCTGACATCCTATTCAAATAGCTCCATTATCTCCCAGCTCCTGCGGAAGACTATCCAAAACAAGAAGGCTTTGAAGGAAAGCTTCCTCTACCTACCTGCAACTGCTCTGCCCAGTTCCTACACTGCAGACTCCAGCCAAGTGAACTGGAGCTGTAGCTCCTTCAAGGAGGGTATGTATCTGACCAAGCAACATTCCATGGCAGCTGGTTCTGAAGAAGACCCACCACACAACGAGCACCACCAGGCCAAGCGTGCAAGAGTAGAGAACATAATCCGAGGAATGggagggtctcccaaggcacgACCACACCATGAGTGGGAGATATCAGGCACCAGCGTCAAGGGGTCAAGGGAAGAAAAGTGGATGCAAATGTCACATACTCTGGAAGGGGGCTGTATGCCTAGAAGAACCAGCAGCATTAAGGATGAGGAACGTCACAGTCTTaggcagcagttacagaacatgcaGAGGCTCCTCAAACATCTCCAAGAGAGGTTCCTCCAAATTGACAATCTAAGTGAAACTCAGCAGGAGGATGGGATGGAAGAGGTTCTTCCAAACATCATGTATTGTCATAACACCTTGTTGAAGAAGGAGTTTTTGGAATGGCCAGACTGTGCACTCCGGGTGGACCCAGACAGTGAGTTTGAAAGGAAAACCAGGCATGTCAGGATGAGTCAAAAACAGACAGTGCAGAagagcaacattcagatcatgCACAATAAGGAGGATCAGGAACTATTAGAGGTGCTTAAACATGAGCTATCAAGGGCTGTAAGCAGAAGTGTGGatttagtttttaaaaacttctcCTCTGCAATATCTAACCGACACCCACGACTGCTTGCAGGGTTAGACTGTAACTCTGAGCTTAGTGGTTCCCCAGAACCATCACTTGGAGCAGATGTGATTACAGCTCAGTCAGCAGAGTTTACCAAGGGGGCAGACATGCAAAATCCAGAAGATCAAACTGAAGCACTGCCTCTAGTCATTCGCAATCCACATTCTGTTCGGCCATGCCCTATGAACCAGGTGTTGAAACAACCCCACGATATGACACAGTTGACACTGCAATTCAAACAGAATGTCCCTTTTCAGAATGAGATTCTGGAAAACCTCCTCAAATATGGGCCCCATGATGATCTCAGGGTTCCCCTTCAAAGGATTCTGCCCACAGACACGTCCTCTCCGCAAATTCTGGACTTACCCTGGTCTTCTTCCAAAGCATGTTCCAAACTGAGCTCCAGTCACATAGACACTGAAGCCACGGAGACCCAACCAGCATCTCTGGGGCAGGAGAGGATGGAGGCTGCTTGCTTCTCTCAGGTGAAGTTGGAGCATGGAAATCTGCAGGGTGTGGTGGAGAGGAACCCATATCTGTCACTC AACATTCAGGAAGGTCTAACTCCCAATCATTTGAAGAAGGCGAAGTTAATGTTCTTCTACACTCGCTATCCCAGCTCCAGTGTGTTGAAATCTTTCTTCCCTGATGTGAAG TTTAATCGCTGCATTACCTCCCAGCTCATCAAGTGGTTTAGCAATTTCCGTGAATTTTACTACATCCAAATGGAGAAGTTTGCCCGCCAGGCCATCCTGGATGGGTCTGGCAGCACGAGGGACCTGTCTGTCACCCGGGACTCCGAGCTGTTCCGAGCCCTCAACACGCACTACAATAAAGCCAACGACTTCCAG GTTCCTGAGAGATTTCTAGAAGTTGCCGAAGTCACACTGAAAGAATTTTTCAATGCCATTTTACAGGCTAAAGATAAAGACCCTTCATGGAAGAAAGCAATCTACAAAGTCATCTGCAAACTGGATGGAGATGTGCCAGATTATTTTAAATCATTCGCCTGTTCTTAG